In Candidatus Accumulibacter cognatus, the genomic window TGCGACAGATGCTTGAGGCTGGTGTTCATTTCGGCCATCAGACGAGATTCTGGAATCCCAAGATGGCGCCCTATATCTTTGGCGCCCGCAGCAAGATTCACATCGTCAACCTCGAAAAGACGCTGGCCAAGTATAACGAGGCCATGAATTTTGTTCGCCGGCTATCGGCCAACAAGGGCACCATCCTGTTTGTCGGAACCAAGCGCCAGGCGCGCGAAATCATGGCCGAGGAAGCGTCACGTTGTGCCTCCCCGTACGTCGATCAGCGCTGGCTGGGCGGCATGCTGACCAACTTCAAGACCATCAAGCAGTCGATCAAGCGTCTCAAGGAGATGGAAACCATGTGTGAAGATGGTTCCCTTGATCGGCTCGGCAAGAAAGAGGCACTGATGCTCACGCGCGAACTCGACAAAATGCACAAGTCGATCGGCGGCATCAAGAACATGGGATC contains:
- the rpsB gene encoding 30S ribosomal protein S2, which encodes MSTTMRQMLEAGVHFGHQTRFWNPKMAPYIFGARSKIHIVNLEKTLAKYNEAMNFVRRLSANKGTILFVGTKRQAREIMAEEASRCASPYVDQRWLGGMLTNFKTIKQSIKRLKEMETMCEDGSLDRLGKKEALMLTRELDKMHKSIGGIKNMGSLPDALFVVDVGYHKIAITEANKLGIPIVAVVDTNHSPEGIDYIIPGNDDSSRAIRLYARGVADAVLEGRSQFVDEILDVVSGDEFIEEED